CGAGAGCTcgccttcctcctcttcagggCGACAGTTTTACACTCCTGCAGCACGTCTTTCACTTCAGTGATGTACGATGCGAAACCGAGGCTCTCCAGGGCTGTGGTTGTGAAAGCAAGAGGGCGAAAGTGCAATAATTACTCTCTGTGGTTGAACATTCATGGCAGGCAGATTGGACACACCCCCCCTAccaaatccctcaaaacacTGGTGGGTGAGTAAAAGACGGACTCACCATTGATGACGTGCTCTGGAGATATGGTCTTCTTGTCGGACTTGTTGCATATTTCATTGGCTTCTGAGGATATGAGGTGGATGAACTCCGTGCAGCAGTTGACCACAAGCTCCCTGGCGTCGTTAGCCACTCGTACGTTGGGGAGAGTTTCTTTTATCATCTTGTTGATAGCTGCTCTGGGGATGGTGAGGTCGTCGTCGTTTCCAGAGGAAGAAGCCATCGTGGCAGGCATATGACcacaattcaaaacaaatg
This window of the Pagrus major chromosome 11, Pma_NU_1.0 genome carries:
- the dr1 gene encoding protein Dr1, whose protein sequence is MPATMASSSGNDDDLTIPRAAINKMIKETLPNVRVANDARELVVNCCTEFIHLISSEANEICNKSDKKTISPEHVINALESLGFASYITEVKDVLQECKTVALKRRKASSRLENLGIPEEELLRQQQELFAKARQQQAELAQQEWLQMQQAAQQAQMAAASASAAQQAGSSQDEDEEDDM